Part of the Acidobacteriota bacterium genome is shown below.
GCCGGTTGTTCCGCTCCGGCGCCGTCAGACACCGCCACACCTGCCACGTCTGCACCGGCATCCGGAACGCCGGCCGCAGCAGTGAATCACGATGGGCGCGCCATCGAGATCACCGGCAACGACACGATGAAGTTCTCCGTGACGGAGATCAAGGCCAAGCCGGGCGAGAAGCTCAGCGTGACCCTCGTCAATCTCGGGACCACGCCCAAGTTCTCGATGGGGCACAACTGGCTCCTGCTGACGGCCGACGCACCGATGGACGCCTTCCTCGTGGCGGCGGCCGAAGCGGCGACCAACGACTACGTACCGCAGAACGACCACAAGGCCAGCATCCTGGCGGTCACGAAGCTGCTCGGCCCGAACGAGCGCGACACGGTCACCTTCACGGCACCGGCCACGGCCGGCAGCTATCCCTTCATCTGTTCGTTCCCCGGTCACTACCAGGTCGGCATGCGCGGCATGCTGATCGTCGAGTGACCGCGTCCGCTCCCCTCATCAGGACACGCACATGACCAGACAATCGACAGTGACCGCCTGCGGCACTCTGACGCTGGCGCTGCTCGTGGCTGCCGGCTGCAACCCTCCGGGTGCCGGCACGCCAGGTACCGCCACCGATGGCTCGGCGGCTTCCAAGACCTTCGTCGCGCCGGGCGAGATGGACGAGTACTACCTGTTCTACTCGGCTGGTCACTCGGGGCAGGTCTACGTGGCCGGCATCCCCTCGATGCGCCACATCTCGACGATTCCCGTCTTCGCCCCGTATCCGGCCACAGGCTACGGGTACGACGAAGAGACCAGGAAGATGCTCGGCGGCTTCACCTGGGGCGACGTCCATCACCCCGGGCTGTCGCAGACCGACGGCAAGTACGACGGCCGCTGGCTGTTTGTCAACGACAACGCCAACAACCGCATCGCGCGCATCAGCCTGCGCGACTTCAAGACGCACCAGATCCTGGGTCCGATCCCGAACTCGAGCGGCAACCACGGCTCGTCGTTCGTGACCGAGAACAGTGAATACGTGCTCGTCGCCACGCGCTTCTCGGTGCCGCTGCCGAAGGGCCGCTACGCCGATCCGTCGTCGTACGCCGACGAGTTCAACGGCATGGTGAGCGGGATCAAGGTCGACCAGACGACGGGCGAGATGACGGTCGGCTGGCAGATCCTCACGCCACCCTTCAACTGGGACCTCGGATCGACGGGCAAGGGCCCGAGTTCGGGTTGGGCGTTCTGGACGTCCTACAACTCCGAGATGGCGCACGAGACGCTCGAAGCCACGTCCACGCAGGGTGAGCGCGACTACGCCGCCGTCGTGAACTGGCGCGCCGCGGAGCAGGCCGTCAAGGACGGCAAGACGACGATGATCGGCGGCATTCCGGTGATCGATCCGGCGAAGGTGCCTGGCGTCATGTACTTCCTGCCCGTGCCGAAGTCGCCGCACGGCATCGACACCGACCCGTCTGGCCGCTGGATCGCGGCGTCGGGCAAGCTGCAGCCCGTCACGTCGGTGTTCGACTTCGAGAAGATCCAGAAGGCCGTCAACGAGAAGGTGTTCGACGGCGAAGTGCGCGGCGTGCCCGTGATCAAGCACGAGGCCGTGCTCGAAGGGGAAGTGCCGGTGGGCCTCGGTCCGCTGCACACGCAGTACGACGGGAAAGGCAACGCGTATACGTCCCTCTACGTGGAGTCGGCCGTGGCCAAGTGGAGCCTTCCGCCCTGGAACGACGATCAGAAGAAGGACCTGAACACCATCGTTCTCGACAAGATCCCGGTCCACTTCAACATCGGCCACCTGGTGGTCGGTGGCAGCGACACGAAGGAGCCGTACGGCAAGTACCTCGTGGCCATGAACAAGCTGTCCAAGGGGCGCCACCTGTCGGTCGGGCCGTCGCAGCCGGAGAGCAGCCAGCTCATCGACATCACGGGCAACAAGATGGCGATGCTGTACGAGGCGTTCACCGAGCCGGAGCCGCACTTCGCGCAGATCCTCAAGGCCGAC
Proteins encoded:
- a CDS encoding cupredoxin domain-containing protein, with amino-acid sequence MTRYLAPAALILALVGAGCSAPAPSDTATPATSAPASGTPAAAVNHDGRAIEITGNDTMKFSVTEIKAKPGEKLSVTLVNLGTTPKFSMGHNWLLLTADAPMDAFLVAAAEAATNDYVPQNDHKASILAVTKLLGPNERDTVTFTAPATAGSYPFICSFPGHYQVGMRGMLIVE
- the nosZ gene encoding Sec-dependent nitrous-oxide reductase, coding for MTRQSTVTACGTLTLALLVAAGCNPPGAGTPGTATDGSAASKTFVAPGEMDEYYLFYSAGHSGQVYVAGIPSMRHISTIPVFAPYPATGYGYDEETRKMLGGFTWGDVHHPGLSQTDGKYDGRWLFVNDNANNRIARISLRDFKTHQILGPIPNSSGNHGSSFVTENSEYVLVATRFSVPLPKGRYADPSSYADEFNGMVSGIKVDQTTGEMTVGWQILTPPFNWDLGSTGKGPSSGWAFWTSYNSEMAHETLEATSTQGERDYAAVVNWRAAEQAVKDGKTTMIGGIPVIDPAKVPGVMYFLPVPKSPHGIDTDPSGRWIAASGKLQPVTSVFDFEKIQKAVNEKVFDGEVRGVPVIKHEAVLEGEVPVGLGPLHTQYDGKGNAYTSLYVESAVAKWSLPPWNDDQKKDLNTIVLDKIPVHFNIGHLVVGGSDTKEPYGKYLVAMNKLSKGRHLSVGPSQPESSQLIDITGNKMAMLYEAFTEPEPHFAQILKADAIKPIEVYPKAENTNPNAVWDASQAGVTRNGNKVEVKMVAIRSRFIPDRIDAKVGDEVTIHVTNVEQTTDMIHGVGIIEHDMNVVVDPGETKTVKFTAGKAGVYPFYCTNFCSALHQEMQGYLAVKP